The DNA segment TTTGCCAGAACGGGGCGGCGGGTTTCAATGTCGATCGCCATTGCTGTGAACGTATTCACAAGGCTCAAAGCGTCCGCGCCGCCGTCGATAGCTGCCTGGGCGGTAACCGAAATATCTGTGACGGTGGGAGTGAGTTTGACCATCAGCGGCTTGTTTCCAGCTACCTTTTTAACATGTTTTGTTATGTTTTCGATCTGTTCGGGGTCGGTGCCGAACGTTATGCCGCCTTTTTTGACGTTAGGACAACTGATATTGAGCTCAAAACCCGCGATGGCATCAATTTTTGCCAGCTTTTCCGTCACCGCGACATAGTCATCTATTGTCTGGCCCGCCAGATTCACGAAAACCGCCGTGTCAAGCTCCTCGATCAGCGGAATTTTTTCGTCTAGAAAGCGGTCCAGGCCGATATTTGCCAGGCCGATCGCATTGAGCATGCCCGCATCAGTCTCGACTATACGAGGCGTGGGGTTGCCTTTTCGAGGCTGCAGGGAAATGCTTTTTGTGATGAATCCGCCCAGTGCGGCAACGTCCATAAAGGGTGAAAGCTCATCCGCATACCCGCAAGTTCCCGAGGCGGTAAACACCGGGTTTTTCAGGTTTATGCCTGCAAAATCCACAGAAATGTCCAAGTTTTTCCTCATTTTTCCGACTTTTGTAAAGTTCTAAAATACCAGTTCCCGCGCGTCAAAGATCGGCCCGTCCTTGCAGCAGAGCTTGTAGACTGTTTCTTCTGAGGCGGGAGTACGGACTTCAATCGCACAACTCTGGCAAAGGCCGATACCGCATGCCATCCTGCGTTCCATGGAGACCTGGCAGGGCAAATCATGTGAAATCGCGATTTTTGCGACCTGAGCCAGCATCGGTTCCGGGCCGCAGGTGTATATTACAGTGCTTCCGGATTTGGGATCGTTGGTACGGATCCAGTTCTCCAAAGCCTGGGTCACAAATCCCTTCATACCGATCGACCCGTCATCGGTGGCGATATGGGCGGGTACGTCACATCTTGAGAACTCAGCCAGCTCGGTGTCCCTCTCCGGGGCTTCAAGCAACTGGTAGGGGAGGTCCTCCTTTGATTTTGCCCCGGCAAACGCTACAACGTTCATATCCGGGAAGTTTTCGCGAAGGTAAAATCCGAGGTGCTGCAAAGGCGGGGCACCCATGCCTCCGGCGACCAAAAGGGCGTTTTTGGTGCCTTCCGGCACGCTGAAACCGTTGCCCAAAGGTCCAATTACTGAAACCGAATCTCCGGGTCGCAGGCTTGTCATCCTCACGGTTGCAGGGCCGAGCACGCAAAAAAGTATGTCTATCTCTATCGCGCCGGGATTGTCCTTGCGGATATCTGCAAAGCTGAAAGGGCGTCTGAGTATAATGTTTCGCTTGCAGGCATCGACAAGCTTAGGCGGTATCTTTTCTAGCGGCGGAAGCGATACGGCGGTAAGATCCAGTTCGGCGAACTGGCCGGGAACTGCGTCTGCGAAGGCCTTTGAACCAACTTCGTCCAGTTGGAAAGTCGTTCTGTGGTACAACGGACCGATCTCTATGCTTTCGAGAACGTGAGCGGTGAAGATCGTGTGTTTATGATTACAACCGTTTCCCATATTTCTGCTTCCAAAACCGTCTAGTGTCTCAGGTCATAAAAAAACTTCCGGAATAGTCATCCACGATATTCCGGAAGTGCGCCACGGCAAAGAAGAAGCCGCAAAAATCTAATTTGATGTAGTGGATAAGACATTTGTCCTCCACAGCTAAAGTCAGTATAGCAACAGGTTGTTTGGTTGTCAATAATGCTGCTTTTGAAAAAGGATAAAAAGGCGTAAATTTTTATAAAGTCCTATATTTGCAGGGTTTATAGTGCAGGAGCTGGCGTCGCTATATATGAAGATCACGCATGACGGCTATTTCGACCTGCTTAGTCGTTACCTTGAATTTATCAGCAGCCTGTCGGCATTTGTCGAATTCTGGCTTGGCTGTCACAACGCAGCCTCCAAATTCGGCGATTTTGACAGGTATCGTGCCGAATTCCGTATCAACTTCAACAAAACGGCGTTTCAGGATGCTTCTCTGGAGTGCTTGCCTTCTTATCCCGAGCGTAATGCCATGACTGAACATGATTGCGGTCAGATTCTGCTCACAATCCGGCTCACATATGACCGATAACATTACAGCCGGTCGGCTCTTTTTCATATATATAGGCGTCGTAAACACGTCCAAAGCACCGTTATCCAGCAAAACCTCACAAATATCGCCGATCTGTTCCCCTGTAAGATCATCAATATTGGTCTCCAGAAGGCAAATCGTATCGGTGTCTGTTTCTTTTGGTTGGTCGATGCAGCCAATCATTATGCGAAGTGCGTTTGGGAGCTTTTCATGATCGGCGGTACCTGCTCCGTAACCGATATTTTCTATTGCCATTTGTGGGGGCGGACCGAATTCGGTGACAAAATGGGCGATTATAGCTGCGCCGGTGGGTGTGAGCATTTCAGCCTCGACCGGGCCGGGGCGAGTGGGTACGGAAGCTTTTTGAAGTATCTCCGCAGTAGCCGGTGCGGGAACCGGCATTTGGCCGTGTGCGCATTTCGTCATTCCGAAGCCGACAGTAACCGGACTGCAGATGACTTTTTCTATGCCCAGCAGGTCCACGCAAACGCATGCACTGATGATATCGACGATGGAATCAACGGCCCCGACTTCGTGAAAGTGGATTGTCTCGCGGGTTTTATTGTGTACTTTGGCCTCGGCATCTGCAAGTATCTCGAAAATCGAGACCGCGTCCTTTTTGGCACGCTCTGATATGTCACTTTGCTCAATTATGTTTACAATATCAGGCAGGTGCCTGTGAGGTTGTTCTTCAGAGGCTGTGGGTTTGAAATGGCAGCACGAGATGCCTGACCGCATGACTTCGGTTATCTGTATCTGCAGGTCGGGCAGTTTCAGACTTTGGAGCTTATCTATCAGAGATTCTTTATCTGCACCTGCATGCAGCATTGACGATGTGAACATGTCGCCGGCGGCGCCTGCGAAGCAATCTAAATATGCGATCTTCATAAAACTTTATCCTGAGAATAAGTATTTTGTTGAATTATGCACTAGTTTCAGGCAGTTTCAAGATTAAAGAAAGGCAAGCTATTGAATTCTGCTGTTCTTCATGATAAAAAATTGGCTATGTTTGAACGGATTCAAAAAGAAAAGTTTAGTCGGCGGGCGTTTTTTGTTCTGATCTTTGCTTTGGCTTCGGCCACTTATGCCGGAGTTAATTCGCAGATCACGCAAATCCTCAACCGAAAGCATTGCAGCGGGGTCGATTTTGCGATCAAGATAGTTGATGCCGACAGCGGTGGGCTGCTTTATGAGCAGAACAGTGAAGAGCCGATGACTCCGGCTTCGAATATGAAGCTGGTTACGACAGCGGCTGCCCTGCATTATCTCGGGCCTGAGTACGAATTCAGGACCAGGTTGTGTATGGCCGGGTCGAATGTTGTGGTAGTCGGGGGTGGGGACCCGCTGCTTGGTGACCGCGAATTAGCGAGAAGCTATGACAAGGACCCCGACTGGGTGGTCGATGACATGGTCAAGCGGATCAAGGAACGCAGTATCGAGTCCGTGAACGATATCATTCTTGACAGCACCTTTTTTGACGATAACCGGGTTCACCCAAAGTGGCCCGTGGACCAGCTAAATCGCAGTTATGCGGCCGAGGTAAGCGGTCTTAGCTACAGCAATAACTGTGTGCGTATGACGGTCTCCCGCAAATCGTCAAGAGTTTACATAAATGTAGACCCCGTCAGTAATTATCTTGATCTGATCAACCAGGTGAAGGCGACCAGCAGCGGCAGCAGTGCGGCCGGCGCATACCGTTGCAATATCCCCAACAAGCTGTATGTCAAAGGCCGATGCAGAACGAGTACGGGTTTTGATGTCGCGATAGAGCGGCCTGCACTGTTTTTCGGCGCGGTTCTCAAGAAAAAGCTCGAGGAGGCGGGCATAGACGTTCGCGGTTCGATCTATGAAAAATACTGCAAGCGAGACCCGGAAATTGAGATCGTTGCAGAATACAGAACCCCTTTACTGGACGTTCTCAAGCGATGCAACAAAGATAGTCTTAATATGGCCGCTGAATCACTTGTCAAGACGATCTCAGCGGAGAATACCACAGGCAAGGTAAATGGTGAATGGGAACACGGGCTTGTTCTGATAGGTCGATACCTTAACAGCCTGGGCATTGACGGATCAGAGTTTGTCCTGGATGACGGCTGCGGGCTGAGCAGGGAAAATCGCATAAGCACGAACGCCATTGTATCAGTCCTCGAGAATATACGCCAGCGAGGACGTTGGAACTACTTTCGCCAGACGCTCGCTGTAGGGGGTGTCGACGGAACGATACGAAAGTATTTCCGACAAGCAAAATACAAGGGAAAGATCGTCGGCAAGACCGGCTACATAAGAGGCGTCAGGGCATTTTCTGGCGTGGTCGAAACCGAGAACGGTGATTTCCTATTCAGTATCCTTACGGAGGGCGGCAGCAGCTACGTCCGCCGCGCGATCAACGACATATCAGAGGTTATCGTTGATAATGCTGGTTAAGCACTTGAAAACCGTTGAATTACCTGAATAATTTGCCGAAAAATGGTTTGCTGTTTACGCCAAATTCGGCTATTTTGTCGCTTTGTTCGGACGGAGAACGCGGTCAGCGATAGATTTTTTGCATTTCACTTCCGCACCCGATGCTTCCGAACACCATGTTCATGAATGACTGTTATGCGGTTTTTCTGCATATATGCAGTGAGGATGTGTCCAATATTCAAAAGGAGTTGCTCAATGACTTTAGGTGCAATAGGAATGTTGAACGGGCTCGACCTGGTGATCATAGGCCTGTTTTTCGTTGTGATCATCATGATCGGTCTTATCGTGTCGCGGACAGCAGGCAAGAGTTCTGCGGAGTTTTTCCTTGGCGGGCGAAGCATGCCCTGGTGGCTGCTTGGTGTGTCAATGGTGGCGTGCACGTTCAGTTGCGATACGCCTAACCTGGTGACAGGTTTTGTACGTGAGCAGGGTGTGGCGGCTAACTGGGGCTGGTGGGCGTTCCTGATCACCGGTATGGTTACCGTATTCATCTATGCACAGCTCTGGCGCCGTTCCAAGGTTATGACAGACCTCGAATTCTACGAGATGCGTTACAGCGGCAAGAGTGCTGCTGTCATTCGCGGCTTCCGCTCGCTGTACCTTGGTGTGCTGTTTAACTGTCTGATCATGGGTACCGTTACGCTGGCTGCGATCAAGATCGGACAGGTTATTTTCGGCGTGGACCCGTGGGTGGCAGTGGTATGCGGCTCGATTGGCGTGGTCATCTATGCTACCGCCGGTGGTATCAAGAGCTGTCTCTGGGCGGATTTCTTCCAGTATTCGATCGCAATGGTCGGTGCTGTCTACGCGGCATATGTTGCAGTAAATCAGCCTGAAGTTAATGGGCTCAGTAATCTGCTTACTGCTCCGGGTGTAGAGGGCAAGCTTAGCTGGGCACCCAACTTCGATAACTGGCTGGAGTGGGTTCCGCTGCTGCTTATCCCGGTCGCAGTACAGTGGTGGGCGGTCTGGTATCCGGGTGCTGAGCCCGGTGGCGGCGGCTACATTGCTCAACGTATGCTTTCAGCGAAAAACGAAAAACATGCGATGGGTGCAACACTGTTCTTCAACTTCATGCACTATGCAATAAGGCCCTGGCCCTGGATCGTAGTGGGTCTTGCTTCGATAGCCTGCTATCCGACGCTTGCAGATATTAAGGCGCAGTTCCCTGATATCGATCCGACTTATCTCAAGGCAGATATCGCGTATCCAGTGATGATCTCACGTCTCGGGCCCGGTTTCCTGGGCGTCGTGGTTGCATCTCTGATCGCAGCTTATATGTCCACGATCGGTACGCATCTGAACTGGGGTTCTTCTTATGTGGTCAATGACTGGTACAAGCGTTTTGTAAGGCCTGAAGCGAGCGAGAAAGAGCTCGTATTGGTTGGCCGGCTGTGCACCATTCTTCTGATGGTCATCGCGGCGACGTTTGCTTTGACCTTCCTGCAGGATGCAGTGAGCGCGTTCCAGATCCTGCTTCTTTCCGGTGCCGGTACCGGTGCTATTTATCTGCTCCGCTGGTTCTGGTGGCGGATCAACGCCTGGAGTGAGATCGCGGCGATGGTAGTTGCAACGATACTCGCTTGCTGGGTTGTGCTGGGCGTTGGTGACGAAGGTACACTCAAGTGGTACGTAGATAATTCTGTAGTCGAAGACCAGGTTATGGCGATCCAGGACACTGACCTGGCTGGTGATATCTCGACGACTGTTGATGAATCAAACGAGAAAACCGCCGAGCTCAAAGCTGATGTCGAGAAAAAGGTCGAAATATGGCGTGACGCTCGTGAAGAAAGCAAGCTTGCCAGGGACCGTGCAAGATACAGATATGATGAGGCCCTGGATGCTCAACAGGCACACAAGTCTGAGCATACCACAATGGCACTTGTAAAGGCGGCAGGCGGTTTCAATTATGACTATTCGGTCAAACCCGCAAGTGAGATCGAAGAGCAGCTTAAAAAAGACGAAGCTACCTATGCAGAGGTGACCGGCAAGTTCGAGCAACTGCAGGATGCGTACACAGACGCAAACGCTAAACTTGCTGTCGCTGAAGACAAATACGAGGAAGCCTTGTTCTCGGTTGATGACTGGGACGCACCTGTTCTTGTAGAAGCTCGTGACGCTTACAAGCAGGCTCAGAAAGATGCGGCTCAGGCTCGCAAGGATTATGACAGGTATTTCGCAGATTATGGCCAGACGACAGCTATTGCTCAAGCTGATACTGAGATGCCGGCGTGGGGCGAATCGTTCCAGAAATTTGTCAAGGGCCACGGCGACGGCGTCAAAGCTGTCATAAAGAACGGCAGCGTCTATGTATACGACTCCGCGATAGAAGGACTCGTATTCTCTGTAAAGCTGCTGTTTGTCGTAATAGTAGTTTCCATTTCGTGGATCATAGCGACGTTCGTTACTCCGGCAGTAGATAAGGAAACGCTGCGAAGCTTCTACAAGCTATGTCATCCGGGCGGTCCCGGCTGGAAGAAGGTCGTGGAAGATGCTCGTAAGGACGGTGTGGAGATCGACGAGGTCAACGCAGTTGGCGACTGGAAGCTGCCACTGCAGATACTTTGTGTATTCCTTGGCTGCGTGGCGATCTACTCATGCCTGTTCTCCGTTGGTAACTATGTATACGGCAACGTCGTATGGGGCACAGTGCTGCTTGTTGTGACAATCATATCGACGATCATTCTGTTCAAGAGCTTCGGCAAGATGAAGTTCGAAGTAGATAAGCAGGAAGCATAACGACCATTTCAGGTACTGCCTGATTATACAGAAAGTTGATGGCGGGATCGGACTTGTGTGCCGGTCCCGCTATTTTTTGCATGTAAAGGGTTAAGTTATGTCGAACCATAGGGTGTGCGGGCTGATTGTATTTCTAGGTATTTTCGGCTGCCTTTTGGCGGATGATGCGTTTGAGTTTGATAGGGAGGTAAGGCGATTTGCCGGCAAGAGTACCATATCGTCTGGCCTAGTTGCGCAGTCAGACGATAGTTCCGTTCGTGATGTGTCGGCAGATCAAAATTCATACCCGCATTGTAGCAGTGAATCTGACGATGCCAGCTCTAAGGTGAGTCCGGCATTTGATCCGAATACTTTCGCGGATAAGCTTGAGTATCTCGGAGTTGCGGTCGAAGAACCGGGCTGGCATGTATGGGGGACGTCGCCCGTGATGGCGGATGATGGCAAGGTGCATCTGTTCTGTGCGAGATGGCCGATCTCTGCAAGGTTTGATCCCGGCTGGCGAATAGCGTCGCAGATCGCTCATTATGTCGGCGATGGTCCTGAAGGGCCGTTCAAGTTTTCCGATGTTGCTTTGAGCGGTACGGGCAAAGATACGTGGGACAAGACCGGTGTGCACAATCCTGCTATACACCGCGTGTGCGATAAGTACGTTCTGCTTTATATCAGTAATACAGGATTGGAGGGGCATCCGGCGAATCAATGCATTGGCATGGCTACGGCCGATTCGCCTTATGGACCCTGGCAAAAGGTTGGCGAGGATGGGCTGATACTTGCGCCTCCGGAGGATGAGAGCTATTGGAATTATGGTTCAGGTTGCGGAGTGAACAACCCGGCGTTTCTGCAACACCCGGATGGGCGGTTTTTCCTGTTCTTCAAGTCCAGGCCAGGCAACAGAGGCGGTACTAAGATGGGGCTTGCGATCGCAGATAAGCTGGAGGGGCCTTATGTACAAAAACGCAAGCCGATAACTGCTAACGATAGGGCGATTGAGGATGGGTATGCGTTCGCTTCTGGCGGCAAGATATACCTGCTGACTACGGATAATCACGGCATGCTCAAAAGAGGCGGCGGGCTGCTCTGGGTTTCGGATGATGGTGAGAATTTTGAATCCATACCAAGGCCGGGCTTTGATCTTTTCGCGAATTATTTGCCAAGTGAAGACCGCTCTCAAGCAAAACGCATCTATGGTGGACAGTTAAAATTCGAACGACCTCAGGTTTTGATGATCGACGGGAGACCAGCGTACTTGTATATGCCCAGTGGATTCAATATCAAGGGCGGCAACGGAACGATCAGTCATGTTTTACGAGTCAGATATTGATTTGTGGCCCCATTTGGAAGTACGATTGGGATGGAATTGCAGAAGTCCGAAATGTAATTTTTGTGGGGGATTTTTGGGAAAAACTTGTTTGCGTTTGCCTGCAATTTGGGTATATTAGCAAACCCTGTTGGCTGTGTTTGTACCCTCGTATTGGACACTTGTTGACAAAGGGCCCGTAGCTCAGCGGTTAGAGCAGGGGACTCATAATCCCTTGGTCCGGGGTTCGAATCCCTGCGGGCCCATAAATGTAACTCTAGGCCAGTCAAGCACTTATGCGTGACTGGCTTTTTTCGTTTTCTCTCAAAACAGGGGTGTGCAACAGATTTGCAACTGAAAACTGCTGCAGAGCCTGCTTACTTGCACGCCTGGTACGGTCCACAAGGTCGTCAGAAACCGCCAGATAGAACTTCCTGGTGGTCTCAAAACTTGAATGACCTGCCATGTTCATCACGTCCAGTTCACTCAGCCCTGACCTCAGCCAGTTCGTCAGACACGTCCTGCGCAGATCGTGGAAGGTTGTGCCCTCGATGTCCGCCTGCTTGCAGATTCGCCGCCATTGTCTGTCAAAGTTGTTCAAGGGGCTGGTCCCATCTGTCTGCGACCAGTCACTGCCAGCACGCTTCTGCTGAATCGTCGCATAACGTTCTTGCGATATGAACACATATGGCAGCCCATCGGGACTCTCTTCACGTGCAGTCCCCAGCAGCGTTACAAGCTCCTCAGTTAGAGGCAGGTTGCGTCTCTCGGCGTCTTTTGGTGTCCATGCCCCCATGCCCAGGTAGAGTCTGTATCGGCTTTCGGGGGGACTGTGGCGGTTTTGGCGTTCGTGTCGATATCCGACCATGTCAGATTCAACAACTCGCCTCTTCTCATGGCAGTACCCAGCGCCATGCGGAGCAACAGATCCCAATCCAGTGTGCGACATTCGACAAAACTGTTCGCTGCCCTGAGCAACGCGATTATCGCATCGCTGTCGAGTACATTGATCGACTGCGGACTGTATTTCGGCGTTTTGACCCACCTGAAGGGATTATCGTCAAGCTGGCCCCGCTGTACGCAGAGCTGAAATATCCGCTTGATGTGCCGGATCTTCTTGGCTGCAGTTGCAGGCGTTTGCCCGTCATCAAGGCAGTACTGCACCAGGCGTTCGCCATGTTCGTGACGGACAGACCGGTAGTCAATGTCTCCCACAGCTTTGACCAGGGTTTTCATCGCGCTTTTTGCTATCAGCATGCTGCTTTCCTTTACCTGACTTTGAGTCCGGGTCTCGTAGTCCTCAAACAGTTCCATCAGTTTCATCGGAAGCGATTGACGATCTCCCATTCTCAAGTGACGTTCGAGTCTGGCCCTTTCCTGTTCAGCCTTTCGCTTGGTTGCATGGCCGAGAGATTTCTGTCTGCGTTTGCCATCTTCATCGATGTAAATGAGATAATATGTAAAACTTTTGCCGTCTCTTGTACCCGATCTGCTATTAACGATAAGCTCTGGGTGATTACATCTTGAGCTTCTTTGGAGTCTTATATCACATTGTGACCAGTATTATCACTTTAGGTGACAGGTATGGCCTTGAAATGCAATAAAATGCGGATAAGCTAAAAGTTGTGCCACATATCGACTATCACATTCTATTAGCTTTTATCCTATAGGCTGAGAGATAAACAAGGTTACGGCAGTCCATTAACCTACTGTAGCATAGTTAAATGTGAGTGTTATTTATATTTCTTTGTGAATATTGTGCCTTCATCAGTAATAGACAGGTGAGCAATGGAAATACTAAATGAATAATGATAGCCAAAAAACTAATTCGGAACAATTTGTTGCCTTATTGGTGCCTAATCAGCGAAAGGTCCAGGCCTTCATCCTGATGTTGGTGCCAAACAAGACAGATGCTGATGACATTTTTCAGGAAACTATCTGTGAGATGTGGAACAAATTCGGCGATTTTCAGCCCGGTACCGATTTCACTGCCTGGGCGGTGACAATAGCCAAGTATAAGGTGCTTGCATTTCACAAAAGGAAGAAAAATTCCAAACTGATGTTCAGCTCCAGGGTCAGTGACTTGCTTGCTTCAGTTGCCAGTACAAAAGTTGAAAGATTGCACGAGCATGTAGATGTTCTGCGGCAGTGTCTTGGCAAATTGTCCAAAAAGGAAGTGTTTTTGCTCAAAATGCGGTATGAGGATCAGTTGACATTCAAAGAGATGTCAGCACGGACAGGGAAACAGCCATCCGGCCTTCATCGCATGATGGCGACAATCCATTCCAGGTTGGCTTTGTGTGTCCGCCGGACCTTGAGGCTTGAGGAGGTTTCATGAGAGCTGATCCAAAATTGATGTACAAGGTCTCTGATCTGACCCTCCGATCGTTGAATGGGACGCTGGATGAAAAAGGGTTGAAGTGCCTTGAGGGATTGCTTGAGACCAGTCCTTTGGCCATGGAGTACTATACAGAGATAGTACTGACGTATGTGGGGTTGGACGATAGCGAGGGTATTCTGGGACTTCAGGAAGCGGACAGGGTTTTTGACCGTGATTTATGGCAGGCCCTGGCTGAGGAAGAGCAGATCGCTCCTGCCGTTGTTTTAGAAAAGTCGGACAAGCAGACAGAAAAGACTGTTAGACAAGTAAGGCCGGTATCACGAATACATTTCAAGTCCAGGCGAACTGTGTCGCGGCTTGCTGTCTACACGCTTGCTGCTTCGTTAAGCGCGATCATGCTTTTTATGGTGATGATCTTGTTTACGTCTCCTCAACCGGATATCGCAGTCTTGACGGATTCGATAGACGCCGAATGGGAAGGATTCGACGGTTTATCGGTTGGTAATACGCTTAGAGAAGGCGAGCTGACACTGGTCCGAGGATACGCCGAGATTGAATTCAACGAAGGTGCTATAGTCACTCTTGAGGCCCCAGCCAACATAATCCTCGACAGTGAGCGAGAGATTACGGTTAATCGAGGAAAAGCTTATGCTTATGTCCCACCTGAGGCGGTTGGTTTTTCAGTGAGTACCCCCGCAAGCAGGGTTGTCGACCTTGGTACAGAGTTCGGTGTTGCGGTAGGGCAGGATGGAACCAGTGAACTGCACGTTTATAAAGGAGAAACTTTCCTTATAGCCGGGCGAGGCGAGGCCAAAAACACCCGCAATCTAAAGGCAGGCTCTGCAAGCCAGGTTGATTATGCTACAGGGAATGTAGTTGAAATGGAAATAGATGACTCTGCTTTTGTTAGAAAGATAGATTCGCAGAGTAATTTTATATGGGACGGCAGAAACCTGAACCTTGCCGATATTGTCGGAGGTGGTAAGGGATTTGGCGGGGGCAGGTTAAGACACGGCGTACCGCATCCAAAGAGTAAAATTAAGCCTGGGCTGGAGGAAGGGTCAGCATATGTTTTGGTCGACAAGAATAATTTGATCGACGGAGTTTTCGTGCCTAACGGCGAAACTCAGATAAGTTCTACAGGTCTTGTGTTTTACGATTGCCCGCAAACCTCGGGATATGTTTACACTTCGGTCAGCTATGGTATGCCACAGGGAACCAGTGAGGATGATAAAATGATGACGCTTAACGGCCTTGACTACGAGACTGAATCAAATCCTGCGATATCTATGCATGCAAACCTTGGTGTCACGTTTGATCTTAACAATATACGAACTGAAATTGGAAGCTTGGGAATTTCCGGGTTCAAAAGTCTTTGTGGAGTTGCTGACAGGGATGATACGGTAAGAAGTTCAGTTGGTTTCTACGTTCTGGTGGACGGTGAAAAAAAATTCCACAAGCTAATTCCAGCGCAACAAGAGATCGCTGAAGTGGACATTGATTTGTCGCCTGATGATCGCTTCCTGACGTTAATAACAACTGATGCCGGTGACGGTCAGCCTTCCGACTGGGCAATGTTTGCCGAGCCTGTGCTTGTTTTGGACGCTGAACGGCGAGAGTGATCTTTTGATGGTGATTGCGATGGGACAGTTTGTTGTAATTAAGCAGCAAAACAAAATTTTAGAGGATGTCAAAATGTTCAAGGCTAAAGGATTCACATTGATTGAACTTCTCGTGGTGATCTCGATTATTGCGCTTTTGCTGGCCATAATGATGCCCGCCCTT comes from the Anaerohalosphaera lusitana genome and includes:
- a CDS encoding sigma-70 family RNA polymerase sigma factor: MNNDSQKTNSEQFVALLVPNQRKVQAFILMLVPNKTDADDIFQETICEMWNKFGDFQPGTDFTAWAVTIAKYKVLAFHKRKKNSKLMFSSRVSDLLASVASTKVERLHEHVDVLRQCLGKLSKKEVFLLKMRYEDQLTFKEMSARTGKQPSGLHRMMATIHSRLALCVRRTLRLEEVS
- a CDS encoding NPCBM/NEW2 domain-containing protein; translated protein: MRADPKLMYKVSDLTLRSLNGTLDEKGLKCLEGLLETSPLAMEYYTEIVLTYVGLDDSEGILGLQEADRVFDRDLWQALAEEEQIAPAVVLEKSDKQTEKTVRQVRPVSRIHFKSRRTVSRLAVYTLAASLSAIMLFMVMILFTSPQPDIAVLTDSIDAEWEGFDGLSVGNTLREGELTLVRGYAEIEFNEGAIVTLEAPANIILDSEREITVNRGKAYAYVPPEAVGFSVSTPASRVVDLGTEFGVAVGQDGTSELHVYKGETFLIAGRGEAKNTRNLKAGSASQVDYATGNVVEMEIDDSAFVRKIDSQSNFIWDGRNLNLADIVGGGKGFGGGRLRHGVPHPKSKIKPGLEEGSAYVLVDKNNLIDGVFVPNGETQISSTGLVFYDCPQTSGYVYTSVSYGMPQGTSEDDKMMTLNGLDYETESNPAISMHANLGVTFDLNNIRTEIGSLGISGFKSLCGVADRDDTVRSSVGFYVLVDGEKKFHKLIPAQQEIAEVDIDLSPDDRFLTLITTDAGDGQPSDWAMFAEPVLVLDAERRE
- a CDS encoding tyrosine-type recombinase/integrase; translation: MGAWTPKDAERRNLPLTEELVTLLGTAREESPDGLPYVFISQERYATIQQKRAGSDWSQTDGTSPLNNFDRQWRRICKQADIEGTTFHDLRRTCLTNWLRSGLSELDVMNMAGHSSFETTRKFYLAVSDDLVDRTRRASKQALQQFSVANLLHTPVLRENEKSQSRISA